In the Chroococcidiopsis sp. SAG 2025 genome, one interval contains:
- a CDS encoding PPC domain-containing protein has protein sequence MRKITQIQSAIALISGIALLVPVVSIAVVDSGGVSMRRLLDRIAKGELRPQGFQRPVEPRYGVLKPRAIVELPFRISRGSGYGFVAVGDDNANDVDLQLLDNRNNVIIQDTDADDSAVVTFTPRRAGEYRVRVIMHGCQADECEYGLAVYKGSRDLKRRQ, from the coding sequence ATGCGTAAAATAACTCAGATTCAATCTGCGATCGCTCTTATTAGCGGCATTGCACTTTTAGTACCTGTAGTTAGCATTGCCGTAGTAGACTCTGGAGGAGTGAGTATGCGTCGCCTTTTGGATCGAATTGCTAAGGGAGAATTGCGACCGCAGGGCTTCCAACGTCCGGTCGAACCACGCTACGGTGTTCTTAAACCAAGGGCTATAGTTGAACTACCTTTTAGAATAAGCCGAGGTTCAGGGTACGGCTTTGTAGCTGTTGGTGACGATAATGCTAATGATGTTGATTTGCAGCTATTGGATAATAGAAATAATGTAATTATACAAGATACTGATGCAGATGATTCCGCTGTAGTTACTTTCACTCCACGGCGAGCAGGTGAATATCGTGTGCGAGTTATCATGCATGGCTGTCAAGCTGATGAATGTGAATATGGTTTAGCAGTTTACAAAGGTAGCAGAGATTTAAAGAGAAGACAATAA
- a CDS encoding response regulator transcription factor: protein MNCKPSFFLVIEDHPEVNQNNCEFLRILAPQCTCVGVNTPAEGIEQLELDIPNLLVVDLQFGTVGGGQSAKPGLAMLKQIFQRYPRLNILVYSSEPNCLRQLIPQISKHQGGFVAVNKMERRNAFLEGARCALEGQLKIHRDLIKDMQLTPQELEILELLCNQALSDRAIAQQMHVSHKTAQNYVQRLKAKLDIEPLDGQNTNSRVAVCMAAIDRKLIVC from the coding sequence ATGAACTGCAAGCCATCCTTTTTTCTGGTGATTGAAGATCATCCTGAAGTCAATCAGAACAACTGTGAGTTTTTACGAATACTAGCACCTCAGTGTACCTGTGTTGGTGTTAATACGCCCGCGGAGGGAATCGAGCAGCTCGAGCTAGACATCCCCAATCTTTTAGTCGTCGATTTGCAGTTTGGTACGGTGGGAGGCGGACAATCAGCCAAGCCAGGTTTAGCAATGTTGAAACAGATTTTCCAGCGCTACCCGAGACTCAACATCCTCGTTTACAGCAGCGAACCAAACTGCCTCAGACAACTGATACCGCAGATTAGTAAACATCAAGGTGGTTTTGTCGCGGTTAACAAGATGGAAAGACGAAATGCTTTCTTGGAAGGCGCTCGTTGCGCCCTGGAGGGACAACTGAAAATTCATCGCGATTTGATCAAGGATATGCAACTCACCCCACAGGAGTTGGAAATTCTCGAGCTTTTATGCAATCAAGCGCTATCAGATCGGGCGATCGCCCAACAAATGCACGTCTCTCACAAAACAGCTCAGAATTACGTGCAGCGCCTCAAGGCAAAATTGGACATTGAGCCGCTCGACGGACAAAATACCAACTCCCGCGTCGCTGTGTGTATGGCGGCGATCGATCGCAAGCTAATTGTTTGCTAG
- a CDS encoding CHASE2 domain-containing protein yields the protein MSRRWKILNIWLLSGVGLSAVWSLVLSAVLSQLPLVGQLELRIQDNLIRLHKPSILPKEILLVTIDRPIARPEHNFYAELIRGLIDKGAKVVVLNLPNSIRRPLDSRLENSLKQAIAKFSDQIVLVTYIKKRSHPLPSVIPVYHHLLPFDRQSIKPLIAPEQVHGFFESEVGVKDLTSPARQAHLAGDFHYVEDFHQTHQVKSVAAIALEKFSSPLANPAIVQIIENENTPLTQIAVNINFWGPAGTFPRLKISSICAAAAPLKRCSVSPTHPVTRQVRHKLVLLDLPKEYLTSLGVLSPFGNRMSVGEVQANLIASLMTNSYLKTTPQWLNYIVNTLGAICLGLLITAGIVERPTKSIRAKIWLFGGILGGYTGLCLLAAWQGSLVPLATPIVIWLGSGALVAVCLQLAWKQHQLHQQRQALAERQAVLLQARKLLHRVVTDIHDGPLQELKLVMDGIELLAINHPTVNPNPLLDKLEAVGRELRAQLGNTRTIAEKLEITPELEAGLERGMRQHLQHLVQKGELTLSIQDNLQPLLEPQSDSRWIDAREDIFRFFKEAIANVICHAQPPNGSATEISISLTQKRSQCTLLVENNATRPAAATLESPNRRKSCGGYGTKLMATIAAELPGGHWERISQADGGMQVRLVWTLHATPRDKTKDE from the coding sequence ATGAGCAGAAGATGGAAAATTCTCAACATTTGGCTCCTATCAGGGGTTGGCTTGAGTGCTGTTTGGAGCTTAGTTTTGAGTGCAGTCTTGAGCCAGTTACCGCTGGTTGGGCAACTAGAGCTGAGAATTCAAGATAATTTGATCCGACTCCACAAACCAAGCATTCTACCGAAAGAAATCTTATTAGTGACAATCGATCGCCCTATTGCTAGACCAGAACACAACTTCTACGCCGAGCTAATTCGAGGACTAATTGATAAAGGCGCAAAAGTTGTCGTCTTAAATTTACCTAATTCGATCAGGCGACCTTTAGATAGTAGATTAGAGAATTCTCTCAAGCAGGCGATCGCCAAATTTTCAGACCAAATCGTCTTAGTGACGTATATTAAAAAGCGCTCTCATCCACTTCCTTCAGTAATACCTGTTTACCATCATCTGCTGCCGTTCGATCGCCAGAGCATCAAACCGCTAATTGCTCCAGAGCAGGTGCATGGTTTTTTTGAATCCGAGGTGGGTGTGAAAGATCTAACTAGTCCAGCTCGCCAAGCACACTTGGCAGGAGATTTCCACTATGTAGAAGACTTTCACCAAACACACCAAGTCAAATCGGTGGCGGCGATCGCTTTAGAAAAATTCTCTTCACCTTTAGCAAACCCAGCAATCGTTCAAATTATTGAGAACGAGAACACACCTCTGACTCAAATTGCTGTGAATATCAACTTCTGGGGTCCGGCGGGAACATTCCCCCGCCTCAAGATCTCATCTATCTGCGCTGCGGCTGCGCCATTGAAGCGATGTAGCGTGTCTCCTACTCACCCAGTTACTCGGCAAGTTCGCCATAAATTAGTCTTGCTCGATCTACCCAAGGAATATTTAACTTCATTGGGAGTGCTGTCTCCGTTTGGCAATCGCATGTCAGTTGGAGAAGTGCAAGCTAATCTCATCGCTAGTTTAATGACAAATTCATATCTCAAAACAACTCCTCAATGGTTGAATTACATAGTCAATACGCTGGGAGCCATTTGTCTTGGTCTGCTCATCACTGCTGGGATAGTCGAACGCCCAACCAAATCTATTCGAGCCAAAATTTGGCTTTTTGGAGGAATTTTAGGAGGTTATACTGGTTTATGTCTTTTAGCCGCTTGGCAGGGGTCGCTCGTGCCGCTAGCAACACCAATCGTAATTTGGCTGGGTTCGGGCGCTTTAGTCGCTGTTTGCTTACAACTGGCATGGAAACAGCATCAGCTGCACCAGCAGCGACAAGCACTAGCAGAACGACAGGCAGTCCTCTTGCAAGCGCGCAAACTACTCCATCGAGTGGTGACGGACATCCATGACGGTCCGCTCCAAGAACTGAAGCTGGTGATGGATGGTATAGAACTGCTAGCCATCAACCATCCAACTGTCAATCCCAACCCTTTGTTAGACAAGTTAGAGGCAGTTGGACGCGAGCTGCGCGCTCAACTGGGGAATACTCGCACGATCGCAGAAAAACTGGAGATTACACCCGAGCTAGAAGCTGGTCTAGAGCGGGGGATGCGCCAGCATTTGCAACACCTAGTCCAGAAAGGAGAATTGACACTCTCGATTCAGGATAACTTGCAACCCCTTTTGGAACCTCAATCGGATAGTCGCTGGATCGATGCGCGTGAAGATATTTTTCGTTTCTTCAAAGAGGCGATCGCTAATGTCATTTGTCATGCCCAACCCCCAAATGGTTCTGCCACCGAAATTTCCATTAGCTTGACTCAGAAAAGAAGCCAATGTACGCTCCTGGTTGAAAATAATGCAACTCGACCCGCTGCTGCTACCTTAGAAAGTCCCAACAGAAGAAAGTCTTGTGGTGGGTACGGTACGAAACTGATGGCGACGATTGCGGCAGAATTACCAGGCGGACACTGGGAGCGCATTTCTCAAGCAGATGGCGGGATGCAGGTGAGACTGGTTTGGACTTTACATGCTACTCCACGAGACAAAACCAAAGATGAGTAA
- a CDS encoding DUF1565 domain-containing protein, protein MQPISKVDTEEPKSFGEDMKFQNTRQVLIPASILSGTLAFSSAVPLTALANLQVVPPETIAQPAKLAQQRILYVNPQQGRNSASAGTRESTPLKTITYALQQAESGTVIQLAPGQYQTGETFPLQLKPGVFLKGNESQQGEGVAIVGGGEHSSQVFFTRQNSTLVAAQNSQISGVTITNPNTRGTGIWVESTNPIIRHNTFTNSKREGIFVTGTANPKIQNNLLTNNEANGISVTGAAKGEIRKNVFQNNGFGLAIGGSSTPLVADNQIRESRNGVVVTEKARPTLQGNQIANNSEYGLVVIGEAQPKVGNNDLQDNGLQEQLISRVPQGVAPTPTDIVEGSQSPTSDASTSARTPTVAQIPVRPQGEQATSFSCAKMGTGITAIAQQGSASIPQPTLTWNQDLIPTHLTPEQLCQVVTQRLNQLVAENGGNLKNLLLTVGAVDEKPGVCLVKEIQPSCHQNNLVLSLNPEMAQKATEVLQNLVAFDVPGLGNGVQESQGQPFVSLATVAESLAPAKGLWFVGEKEETPF, encoded by the coding sequence ATGCAGCCAATTAGCAAAGTAGATACTGAAGAACCAAAAAGCTTCGGTGAAGACATGAAATTCCAGAACACTCGTCAAGTATTGATACCTGCTTCTATACTGAGCGGCACGCTAGCTTTTTCTAGTGCCGTACCCTTAACTGCTCTAGCTAACCTGCAAGTAGTACCGCCAGAAACGATCGCACAACCAGCAAAACTCGCACAACAACGCATTTTGTATGTCAACCCACAACAAGGTAGAAACTCTGCTTCTGCTGGCACGCGGGAATCTACTCCTTTAAAGACAATTACCTACGCCCTGCAACAGGCGGAATCTGGCACGGTTATTCAATTAGCTCCCGGTCAGTATCAAACTGGGGAAACCTTTCCACTCCAACTCAAACCAGGAGTGTTTCTCAAAGGGAACGAATCCCAGCAGGGTGAAGGAGTAGCGATCGTCGGTGGCGGAGAGCATTCGAGCCAGGTTTTCTTTACTCGCCAAAATAGCACTCTCGTAGCTGCGCAAAATAGTCAAATCAGCGGTGTCACTATTACTAATCCCAACACGCGCGGTACTGGCATCTGGGTAGAGTCTACCAATCCGATTATTCGTCACAATACTTTCACTAATAGCAAACGAGAAGGCATTTTTGTCACTGGCACTGCCAATCCTAAAATTCAAAACAATTTGTTGACAAACAACGAGGCGAATGGGATTTCCGTCACTGGAGCGGCAAAAGGGGAAATTCGGAAGAACGTGTTTCAGAACAATGGTTTCGGTTTGGCTATTGGTGGTAGCTCGACTCCATTAGTAGCAGACAATCAAATTCGAGAGAGCAGAAATGGCGTAGTCGTAACAGAGAAGGCTCGCCCAACTTTACAAGGCAATCAGATCGCCAACAATAGCGAATATGGATTAGTCGTCATCGGTGAAGCTCAGCCAAAAGTGGGCAACAACGACTTACAAGATAATGGACTCCAGGAGCAGTTGATCTCTAGAGTCCCTCAAGGAGTTGCACCAACTCCTACTGATATAGTTGAAGGTTCCCAGTCGCCAACTAGTGACGCTTCTACTTCAGCTCGAACTCCTACTGTGGCTCAAATTCCAGTTCGACCCCAAGGGGAGCAAGCTACTAGCTTTAGCTGCGCTAAGATGGGTACTGGCATCACCGCGATCGCCCAGCAAGGGAGTGCATCGATCCCGCAACCGACGCTGACTTGGAATCAAGACTTAATACCAACTCATTTAACTCCCGAACAGCTCTGCCAAGTCGTGACGCAACGTTTGAACCAGCTGGTTGCGGAAAATGGAGGCAATCTGAAGAACTTACTGCTGACAGTCGGCGCAGTCGATGAAAAACCTGGAGTTTGCTTGGTCAAGGAGATCCAGCCTAGTTGTCACCAGAATAATCTAGTTCTCAGTCTCAACCCAGAGATGGCGCAAAAAGCGACTGAAGTTTTGCAAAATTTAGTCGCATTTGACGTGCCTGGGTTAGGTAATGGCGTGCAAGAATCTCAAGGACAACCTTTCGTTTCTTTAGCAACAGTAGCTGAAAGTTTGGCTCCAGCAAAGGGGTTGTGGTTTGTGGGTGAGAAAGAGGAAACGCCTTTTTGA
- a CDS encoding VCBS repeat-containing protein → MKLPKPIATLFFVAELLLVGILPAAASYGRWDVTYNGYGDTNYTAVPADYDGDKKADLSVWGNNGAWYLDYSGNGYGSWDASYNGYGDTNYTAVPTDYDGDAKADLSIRGNSGAWYIDYSGNGYGRWDITYNGYGDANYTAVPADYDGDKKADLSVWGNNGAWYLDYSGNGYGSWDATYNGYGDTNYAPVPADYDGDAKADLSVRGSNGAWYIDYSGNGYGRWDVTYNGYGDANYTAVPADYDGDKKADLSVWGNNGAWYLDYSGNGYGSWDASYNGYGDTNYAPVPADYDGDAKADLSVWGNNGAWYIDYFAL, encoded by the coding sequence ATGAAACTACCAAAACCGATCGCAACTCTTTTTTTTGTTGCAGAATTACTACTCGTGGGAATTCTCCCCGCTGCCGCTAGTTATGGTCGCTGGGATGTGACATACAACGGATATGGTGATACGAATTACACTGCTGTTCCTGCCGACTATGATGGCGATAAGAAAGCTGACCTCAGTGTTTGGGGTAACAATGGAGCTTGGTATCTCGACTACTCTGGCAACGGTTATGGTAGTTGGGATGCTTCATACAACGGCTATGGCGATACTAACTACACTGCCGTTCCTACCGACTATGATGGCGATGCCAAAGCCGATCTAAGCATTAGAGGTAACAGCGGAGCTTGGTATATCGACTACTCTGGCAACGGCTATGGTCGCTGGGATATTACATACAACGGATATGGCGACGCGAATTACACTGCTGTTCCTGCTGACTATGATGGCGATAAGAAAGCTGACCTCAGTGTTTGGGGTAACAATGGAGCTTGGTATCTCGACTACTCTGGCAACGGTTATGGTAGTTGGGATGCGACATACAACGGATATGGCGATACGAATTACGCTCCCGTTCCTGCCGACTATGATGGCGATGCTAAAGCCGACCTAAGCGTTAGAGGTAGCAACGGAGCTTGGTATATTGACTACTCTGGCAACGGCTATGGTCGCTGGGATGTGACATACAACGGATATGGCGACGCGAATTACACTGCCGTTCCTGCCGACTATGATGGCGACAAGAAAGCTGACCTCAGTGTTTGGGGTAACAATGGAGCTTGGTATCTCGACTACTCTGGCAACGGTTATGGTAGTTGGGATGCTTCATACAACGGCTATGGCGATACGAATTACGCTCCCGTTCCTGCCGACTATGATGGCGATGCTAAAGCCGACCTCAGTGTTTGGGGTAACAATGGAGCTTGGTATATTGACTACTTTGCACTTTAA